A genome region from Glycine max cultivar Williams 82 chromosome 5, Glycine_max_v4.0, whole genome shotgun sequence includes the following:
- the LOC100784932 gene encoding fatty acid amide hydrolase isoform X1 produces MGLFRSKGVIYRPVKDVNLGPDSTEFYLQANVKAPRMTGILVKIFTWFLESPILGPLLLYILKGNNLIHKLITNADLEESPLYVPSHHFEDHKEQEVKCLDSALTPEEQVQLAIECLPTSSEKAHNGTNSSFSRWTIMDYSRAYSSGEITPLMVAERFIAAVNESSKPPLRMGFFIHYSADDILRQANESTLRYKKGEPISVLDGVPVAIKDEMDCLPYPTTGGTKWLHRERPCTDDACCVKRLRLCGAILVGKTNMHELGVGISGINPHYGAARNPYDTNKISGGSSSGSATVVSAGLCPVALGVDGGGSVRVPASLCGVVGLKPTFGRVPHSGVLPLNWTVGMVGILAGTVEDALITYAAISGEISSHQPSNMLTKINLPLLPLTKSICDIKLAKYGKWFDDCSDDVILCCSRALRKLQDHYGWKTIDVTIPDIEAMRLAHYLTIGSECSTWFDSFGEKYFAEFGWDARVALNIYGAFSGKEYIKAQKLRNRQLQFHMKIFAEADVIVSPTTGVTAYSIQDDALKTGELDYVNGAALVRYSISGNFLGLPAVTVPVGYDKLGLPIGLQFIGRPWAEATLIHLAFATQAICLEYRKPKIFYDLLRKN; encoded by the exons ATGGGTTTGTTCAGAAGTAAGGGTGTGATTTATAGGCCAGTGAAGGATGTTAACTTAGGTCCTGATAGCACTGAATTCTATCTCCAAGCCAATGTCAAAG CTCCCCGCATGACTGGAATCCTGGTCAAGATTTTCACTTGGTTCTTGGAGTCTCCAATACTTGGACCCTTGCTATTGTATATATTGAAGGGAAACAATCTTATTCATAAA cTTATTACAAATGCAGACTTAGAAGAGTCACCCCTCTATGTTCCCTCACATCATTTTGAAG ACCACAAAGAACAAGAAGTCAAATGCTTGGATTCTGCTTTAACTCCAGAAGAACAAGTTCAACTTGCAATAGAGTGCTTACCTACATCTTCAGAAAAAGCACATAATGGAACAAACTCTTCGTTCTCTCGTTGGACCATAATGGATTATTCCAGAGCCTACAGCTCGGGAGAAATAACACCACTCATG GTTGCTGAACGATTTATTGCCGCTGTTAATGAATCTTCAAAACCTCCACTCCGAATGGGATTTTTTATTCACTACAGTGCTGATGATATACTAAGACAAGCAAATGAATCAACTCTTCGGTATAAAAAAG GGGAACCTATCTCTGTGCTAGATGGAGTTCCTGTTGCTATCAAGGAtgaaatggattgtttgccatATCCAACTACAG GAGGTACAAAGTGGTTGCACAGAGAAAGGCCTTGTACAGATGATGCTTGCTGTGTTAAGCGTCTGAGATTATGTGGCGCCATACTTGTTGGGAAGACTAATATGCATGAACTTGGGGTTGGAATTAGTGGTATCAATCCACATTATGG GGCTGCTAGAAACCCATATGATACCAATAAGATTTCAGGAGGTTCTTCTAGTGGATCTGCTACTGTGGTGTCTGCAGGATTGTGCCCTGTTGCCCTTGGTGTTGACGGGGgag GTTCTGTGAGGGTGCCTGCATCTCTTTGTGGTGTAGTTGGTCTAAAACCAACTTTTGGCCGTGTACCTCATTCCGG AGTCCTTCCTCTAAACTGGACAGTTGGGATGGTTGGAATACTAGCCGGCACTGTTGAGGATGCATTGATCAC TTATGCAGCCATTAGTGGAGAAATTTCATCCCATCAGCCCTCTAATATGCTT ACCAAGATAAATCTTCCACTGCTGCCCTTGACGAAGTCCATATGTGACATCAAGTTGGCAAAATATGGGAAG TGGTTTGATGATTGCAGTGATGATGTCATATTATGCTGCTCCCGTGCCTTGAGGAAGCTTCAGGATCATTATGGTTGGAAG ACAATTGATGTCACTATCCCAGACATAGAAGCAATGCGCCTAGCACATTACTTAACAATTGGATCAGAGTGTTCCACTTGGTTTGATTCTTTTGGAGAAAA ATATTTTGCAGAATTTGGATGGGACGCAAGGGTTGCACTTAACATCTATGGTGCTTTCAGTGGCAAGGAGTACATTAAAGCTCAGAAACTGAG GAATCGACAGTTGCAGTTTCACATGAAAATATTTGCTGAGGCAGATGTCATTGTGTCACCAACAACAGG TGTGACTGCATACTCGATTCAAGATGATGCACTAAAGACTGGTGAACTTGACTACGTAAATGGAG CTGCACTTGTTCGGTATTCCATATCAGGAAACTTCCTAGGACTTCCTGCTGTGACTGTACCG GTTGGATACGATAAATTGGGTTTGCCTATTGGGCTTCAGTTTATAGGAAGGCCTTGGGCTGAAGCAACACTGATCCACTTGGCATTTGCAACGCAG GCCATATGCTTAGAATACAGAAAGCCAAAGATATTTTATGATctgttaagaaaaaattaa
- the LOC100796048 gene encoding filament-like plant protein 3, with protein sequence MDRRSWLWRRKSSEKSPGETESSGSISSLSERFSDEQVYPTQAGFSPEVTSKAAPNEEVSTPKKSKEEDTDVKIITDKLATALLTISAKEDLVKQHSKVAEEAVSGWEKAENEVSSLKQKLDAERKKNSILEDRVGHLDGALKECMRQLRQAREVQEQKIVEAVVNSSRDWESKKSELERKVAELEAQLQTVKADAAASIRFDLHQRLEAVQKENSSLKHELQSRLEELEFRIVERDLRSQAAETASKQHLESVKKVAKLEAECRRLKAMTRKTFSVNDHRSVTASSVYAESFTDSMSDSGDRLLAVESDMRKLGGWEMNECELSRFDSCSSSLVMELDQFKNEKGNGKNHAVPSTEINLMDDFLEMERLAALPDGESGSSFVREGVASDQSNVGQATMKAEIEAMIQKDDELEKKLGKMEAEMEAMIQKNVELEKKLKKMEAGKVEVDMVLTKYQMQLETSESQTREAELKVAEFQTQLALAKKSNQEACEELKATKAKKAIVESTLKLTQTEVEELISQIRSLEEKIQKERALSAKNSIKWGKLEDELSKMKHKVLVQQDTEIKHRECVNLDLKLKQEKELARAASRFAECQKTIASLGQQLKSLATLEDFLLDSDNPMESTCQVTKGHQNGGEHLKLHHSDLSLPKKDSESPISFNSPITNEKSSNGFGKFIPRSKSVSKRGGTR encoded by the exons CTCTGATGAACAG GTATATCCAACCCAAGCTGGTTTTTCTCCTGAAGTCACGTCTAAGGCTGCACCGAATGAAGAAGTTAGTACccccaaaaaaagtaaagaagaagATACAGATGTGAAAATTATTACAGACAAATTAGCTACTGCTCTGCTGACAATTAGTGCAAAAGAAGACTTAGTAAAGCAGCATTCTAAAGTTGCAGAAGAAGCTGTCTCAG gCTGGGAGAAGGCTGAAAATGAAGTGTCATCTTTAAAACAAAAGCTTGATGCTGAAAGGAAGAAGAACTCAATTCTCGAAGACCGAGTTGGTCATCTTGATGGGGCACTCAAAGAGTGTATGAGGCAGCTTCGACAAGCTAGAGAAGTGCAAGAGCAAAAGATTGTTGAGGCTGTTGTGAATAGTTCTCGTGACTGGGAATCCAAAAAATCTGAACTTGAGAGGAAAGTTGCTGAACTTGAGGCTCAACTTCAAACAGTTAAAGCAGATGCTGCTGCATCAATTCGTTTTGATCTTCACCAGAGACTAGAGGCTGTGCAGAAAGAGAATTCAAGTCTTAAACATGAGCTGCAATCTCGACTAGAGGAACTAGAATTTAGGATAGTCGAGAGGGATTTGAGATCTCAAGCAGCTGAGACAGCTAGCAAGCAACATTTGGAGAGTGTCAAGAAGGTTGCTAAGCTTGAAGCTGAGTGCCGTAGACTGAAAGCCATGACTCGCAAAACATTTTCTGTCAATGATCACAGGTCTGTGACTGCATCTTCAGTTTATGCTGAGTCCTTCACAGATAGCATGTCAGATAGTGGAGATAGGTTACTTGCAGTTGAAAGTGATATGCGTAAATTAGGTGGCTGGGAGATGAATGAATGTGAGCTAAGCCGTTTCGATTCATGTTCATCTTCTTTAGTTATGGAACTTGATCAATTCAAGAATGAAAAGGGTAACGGAAAAAATCATGCGGTCCCTTCAACTGAGATCAATCTCATGGATGATTTCCTTGAGATGGAAAGGCTTGCTGCATTGCCAGATGGTGAAAGTGGAAGCAGTTTTGTTAGGGAAGGAGTGGCATCAGATCAATCTAATGTTGGTCAGGCTACAATGAAAGCTGAAATAGAAGCTATGATTCAAAAGGATGAtgaattggagaagaagctgggGAAAATGGAAGCTGAAATGGAAGCTATGATTCAAAAGAATGTtgaattggagaagaagctgaagAAAATGGAAGCAGGTAAAGTTGAGGTAGACATGGTTTTAACCAAGTACCAAATGCAGCTTGAGACATCAGAGAGTCAGACAAGGGAAGCAGAGTTGAAGGTTGCAGAGTTTCAAACCCAGTTAGCTCttgcaaaaaaatcaaatcaagaaGCATGTGAAgaactaaaagcaacaaaagcAAAGAAGGCGATAGTTGAGTCTACACTCAAACTTACTCAAACTGAGGTTGAAGAACTGATTTCACAAATCCGTTCTTTGGAGGAAAAGATTCAGAAGGAGCGAGCTTTGTCTGCTAAGAATTCAATCAAATGGGGAAAATTGGAGGATGAACTTTCAAAAATGAAGCACAAAGTTCTAGTTCAGCAAGATACCGAGATAAAGCATAGGGAATGTGTTAATCTCGATTTGAAGTTAAAACAG GAAAAGGAACTAGCACGGGCTGCTAGTAGATTTGCTGAGTGCCAGAAGACCATTGCATCTCTTGGACAGCAGTTAAAATCCCTTGCAACTTTGGAAGACTTTCTACTTGATTCAGACAACCCTATGGAGTCAACTTGTCAAGTCACTAAAGGTCACCAAAATGGTGGTGAACATTTGAAACTACATCATAGTGATTTGAGCTTGCCCAAAAAAGATTCTGAGTCACCCATTTCGTTTAACTCACCAATTACCAATGAGAAAAGCAGTAATGGCTTTGGTAAGTTCATCCCCAGAAGCAAGAGTGTAAGCAAAAGAGGAGGAACTCGCTGA
- the LOC100795521 gene encoding alternative NAD(P)H-ubiquinone oxidoreductase C1, chloroplastic/mitochondrial: MLHIALAAPVSPTVVAFHRGAKQWSALIPNFRRSRGIGSSVFSSSLRKRLQLRFFASGENGGNGGVLEEISEAEKEPTNFAWPDNKKPRVCILGGGFGGLYTALRLESLEWPDDKKPQIVLVDQSERFVFKPMLYELLSGEVDEWEIAPRFSDLLANTSVQFFKDRVKVLNPSDHWGMNGSKASSCGGTVHLESGLLIEYDWLVLALGAEAKLDVVPGAIEFAIPFSTLEDARKVNDKLTKLERKTFGTDFQISVAVVGCGYSGVELAATLAERLQNRGIVRAINVETMICPNAPPGNREVALKVLSSRKVELLLGYFVRCIRRLSDLESSDPLTGVDENSTEVVPDFEKYILELQPAERGMQSKIIEADLVLWTVGTKPPLPQLEPSDEPFVIPLNARGQAETDETLRVKGHPRIFALGDSSALRDSNGRILPATAQVAFQQADFTGWNLWAAINGRPLLPFRFQNLGEMMTLGRNDAAISPSFIDGLTLEGSIGHTARKIAYLIRLPTDEHRLKVGISWLTKSAIDSVSSLQSTLYKVLSGS, encoded by the exons ATGTTGCACATTGCTTTAGCTGCACCGGTCTCTCCCACCGTCGTCGCTTTTCACC GCGGAGCGAAGCAATGGAGCGCGCTAATTCCGAATTTTCGGAGAAGCAGGGGAATCGGTTCGTCCGTGTTCTCAAGTTCTCTCAGGAAACGATTGCAATTGCGGTTTTTCGCTTCGGGAGAAAATGGCGGCAATGGAGGTGTTCTGGAGGAGATATCTGAAGCCGAAAAGGAGCCTACGAATTTTGCGTGGCCGGATAACAAG AAACCTAGGGTTTGCATATTAGGCGGTGGATTTGGGGGCTTATATACTGCTTTAAGGTTGGAATCATTGGAGTGGCCTGATGATAAAAAACCACAG ATTGTTCTTGTCGACCAGTCTGAACGTTTTGTTTTCAAGCCAATGTTGTATGAGCTTCTATCTGGAG AAGTGGACGAATGGGAAATAGCTCCTCGTTTCTCAGATTTGCTGGCAAACACTAGTGTGCAGTTTTTCAAAGACAGAGTAAAAGTTTTGAATCCCTCTGATCATTGGGGAATGAATGGATCCAAAGCATCTAGTTGTGGAGGAACTGTTCATCTTGAAAGTGGTCTTCTTATTGAATATGACTG GCTGGTTCTTGCGTTGGGAGCTGAAGCTAAACTGGATGTTGTACCAGGGGCAATAGAATTTGCAATTCCTTTCTCAACGCTAGAAGATGCACGT AAAGTCaatgataaattaacaaaattagagAGAAAGACCTTTGGTACGGACTTTCAAATTAGTGTGGCTGTTGTTGGTTGTGGCTACTCTGGAGTTGAATTGGCTGCAACACTGGCAGAGCGATTACAAAATAGAGGAATTGTGAGAGCTATTAATGTTGAAACAATGATTTGCCCAAATGCCCCACCTggcaatagagaagttgcactAAAA GTTCTTTCATCAAGGAAAGTCGAACTTTTATTGGGTTATTTTGTCCGCTGTATTCGGAGGCTCAGTGATTTAGAGTCTTCAGATCCCCTGACAGGAGTAGATGAAAATAGTACTGAAGTAGTGCCTGATTTTGAGAAATATATATTGGAGCTACAACCTGCTGAAAGGGGAATGCAAAGCAAAATCATTGAAGCAGATCTGGTATTGTGGACTGTTGGAACCAAGCCTCCTCTTCCTCAGCTGGAACCTTCAGATGAACCATTTGTAATTCCACTTAATGCCCGAGGACAAGCTGAAACAGATGAAACACTTCGTGTCAAGGGTCACCCCCGGATATTTGCCCTTGGTGACTCTTCTGCGTTAAGGGATTCAAATGGAAGGATTCTTCCAGCCACTGCACAG GTTGCATTTCAGCAAGCAGACTTCACTGGTTGGAATTTGTGGGCTGCAATCAATGGGCGTCCACTTTTACCATTTAG GTTTCAGAATCTAGGTGAGATGATGACCCTGGGAAGAAACGATGCTGCCATTTCTCCGAGTTTTATTGATGGGCTGACCTTAGAAGGTTCCATTGGTCATACTG CGAGGAAGATAGCTTATTTGATCAGGTTACCAACGGATGAACATAGGCTTAAAGTGGGGATTAGCTGGCTTACAAAATCTGCTATTGATTCTGTGTCATCGCTACAAAGTACCTTGTACAAGGTCCTTTCGGGCTCTTAG
- the LOC100784932 gene encoding fatty acid amide hydrolase isoform X2, whose protein sequence is MGLFRSKGVIYRPVKDVNLGPDSTEFYLQANVKDHKEQEVKCLDSALTPEEQVQLAIECLPTSSEKAHNGTNSSFSRWTIMDYSRAYSSGEITPLMVAERFIAAVNESSKPPLRMGFFIHYSADDILRQANESTLRYKKGEPISVLDGVPVAIKDEMDCLPYPTTGGTKWLHRERPCTDDACCVKRLRLCGAILVGKTNMHELGVGISGINPHYGAARNPYDTNKISGGSSSGSATVVSAGLCPVALGVDGGGSVRVPASLCGVVGLKPTFGRVPHSGVLPLNWTVGMVGILAGTVEDALITYAAISGEISSHQPSNMLTKINLPLLPLTKSICDIKLAKYGKWFDDCSDDVILCCSRALRKLQDHYGWKTIDVTIPDIEAMRLAHYLTIGSECSTWFDSFGEKYFAEFGWDARVALNIYGAFSGKEYIKAQKLRNRQLQFHMKIFAEADVIVSPTTGVTAYSIQDDALKTGELDYVNGAALVRYSISGNFLGLPAVTVPVGYDKLGLPIGLQFIGRPWAEATLIHLAFATQAICLEYRKPKIFYDLLRKN, encoded by the exons ATGGGTTTGTTCAGAAGTAAGGGTGTGATTTATAGGCCAGTGAAGGATGTTAACTTAGGTCCTGATAGCACTGAATTCTATCTCCAAGCCAATGTCAAAG ACCACAAAGAACAAGAAGTCAAATGCTTGGATTCTGCTTTAACTCCAGAAGAACAAGTTCAACTTGCAATAGAGTGCTTACCTACATCTTCAGAAAAAGCACATAATGGAACAAACTCTTCGTTCTCTCGTTGGACCATAATGGATTATTCCAGAGCCTACAGCTCGGGAGAAATAACACCACTCATG GTTGCTGAACGATTTATTGCCGCTGTTAATGAATCTTCAAAACCTCCACTCCGAATGGGATTTTTTATTCACTACAGTGCTGATGATATACTAAGACAAGCAAATGAATCAACTCTTCGGTATAAAAAAG GGGAACCTATCTCTGTGCTAGATGGAGTTCCTGTTGCTATCAAGGAtgaaatggattgtttgccatATCCAACTACAG GAGGTACAAAGTGGTTGCACAGAGAAAGGCCTTGTACAGATGATGCTTGCTGTGTTAAGCGTCTGAGATTATGTGGCGCCATACTTGTTGGGAAGACTAATATGCATGAACTTGGGGTTGGAATTAGTGGTATCAATCCACATTATGG GGCTGCTAGAAACCCATATGATACCAATAAGATTTCAGGAGGTTCTTCTAGTGGATCTGCTACTGTGGTGTCTGCAGGATTGTGCCCTGTTGCCCTTGGTGTTGACGGGGgag GTTCTGTGAGGGTGCCTGCATCTCTTTGTGGTGTAGTTGGTCTAAAACCAACTTTTGGCCGTGTACCTCATTCCGG AGTCCTTCCTCTAAACTGGACAGTTGGGATGGTTGGAATACTAGCCGGCACTGTTGAGGATGCATTGATCAC TTATGCAGCCATTAGTGGAGAAATTTCATCCCATCAGCCCTCTAATATGCTT ACCAAGATAAATCTTCCACTGCTGCCCTTGACGAAGTCCATATGTGACATCAAGTTGGCAAAATATGGGAAG TGGTTTGATGATTGCAGTGATGATGTCATATTATGCTGCTCCCGTGCCTTGAGGAAGCTTCAGGATCATTATGGTTGGAAG ACAATTGATGTCACTATCCCAGACATAGAAGCAATGCGCCTAGCACATTACTTAACAATTGGATCAGAGTGTTCCACTTGGTTTGATTCTTTTGGAGAAAA ATATTTTGCAGAATTTGGATGGGACGCAAGGGTTGCACTTAACATCTATGGTGCTTTCAGTGGCAAGGAGTACATTAAAGCTCAGAAACTGAG GAATCGACAGTTGCAGTTTCACATGAAAATATTTGCTGAGGCAGATGTCATTGTGTCACCAACAACAGG TGTGACTGCATACTCGATTCAAGATGATGCACTAAAGACTGGTGAACTTGACTACGTAAATGGAG CTGCACTTGTTCGGTATTCCATATCAGGAAACTTCCTAGGACTTCCTGCTGTGACTGTACCG GTTGGATACGATAAATTGGGTTTGCCTATTGGGCTTCAGTTTATAGGAAGGCCTTGGGCTGAAGCAACACTGATCCACTTGGCATTTGCAACGCAG GCCATATGCTTAGAATACAGAAAGCCAAAGATATTTTATGATctgttaagaaaaaattaa